One region of Gossypium raimondii isolate GPD5lz chromosome 6, ASM2569854v1, whole genome shotgun sequence genomic DNA includes:
- the LOC105774227 gene encoding probable polyol transporter 6, translating to MDANEMESQQQKAAGEDDFPLTSTAGLNKFTLLCALLASTNSILLGYDIGVMSGAVLFIKENLKITSVQVEILVGSLNVLSLVGSLASGKTSDYIGRRYTIVLAAATFLVGALLMGFAPSFPLLLAGRIVAGIGVGYSLMIAPLYTAEISPAMKRGFLTSLPEVFIVSGILLGYIVNFSLSGLPQNLNWRLMLGLAAVPAIAIGIGVTAMPESPRWLVMKGRTHEAKRVLIKVSDTVQEAEFRLSEITKAAAMDLGEATSSNHSDWRGQGVWKELLLNPSKPVCRIIIAAIGINFFMQASGNDAVIYYCPEVFKDAGIQDKRQLFGVNVIMGVAKATFVLISAVYLDRFGRRPLLLLGSIGMAVSLAVLGMGSKFLQHSETKPLWAIIVCIIAVCADVSFFSIGLGPITWVYSSEIFPLRLRAQGTGLAISVNRLVSGVMSMTFLTISEKITFGGMFFVLSGIMVVATLFFYFFLPETKNKSLEEVWALFEDKDTTDDDQRGMQMREM from the exons ATGGACGCCAATGAGATGGAATCCCAACAACAGAAGGCGGCTGGTGAAGATGATTTTCCCCTTACAAGCACCGCTGGTCTAAACAAGTTCACTCTTTTATGTGCTCTTTTGGCCTCCACAAACTCGATTCTCTTAGGCTATG ATATTGGTGTAATGAGTGGAGCAGTGCTGTTTATCAAAGAAAACCTCAAAATCACATCAGTTCAAGTAGAAATCTTGGTGGGTAGCTTGAATGTACTTTCACTTGTAGGCTCACTTGCATCTGGCAAAACATCAGATTACATAGGTAGACGTTACACAATTGTTCTAGCAGCAGCCACATTCCTTGTGGGTGCACTTTTAATGGGATTTGCACCTTCTTTTCCGTTGCTCCTAGCTGGCCGCATAGTTGCTGGCATTGGCGTTGGCTATTCCCTTATGATTGCACCTCTCTACACAGCTGAGATCTCTCCCGCTATGAAACGTGGGTTCCTTACTTCCCTCCCTGAGGTATTCATTGTGTCTGGCATCCTGCTAGGCTACATCGTTAACTTTTCCTTATCAGGTTTGCCCCAAAACCTAAACTGGAGACTGATGCTTGGCCTCGCAGCAGTACCCGCAATTGCCATTGGAATTGGTGTTACAGCAATGCCAGAATCACCTCGTTGGCTGGTGATGAAAGGTAGAACCCATGAAGCAAAAAGGGTATTGATCAAAGTCTCGGATACTGTTCAAGAAGCTGAATTTAGACTCAGTGAAATAACGAAAGCCGCTGCCATGGATTTAGGCGAAGCAACCTCATCAAACCACAGCGATTGGCGTGGCCAGGGGGTATGGAAGGAGCTTCTATTAAACCCATCAAAACCCGTTTGTAGAATTATCATTGCAGCCATTGGGATTAACTTTTTCATGCAAGCATCAGGCAATGATGCTGTTATATACTATTGTCCCGAAGTGTTCAAAGATGCTGGGATTCAAGATAAGAGACAGCTCTTCGGTGTGAATGTGATAATGGGAGTAGCCAAGGCTACTTTTGTGTTGATTTCAGCTGTTTATTTGGACAGATTCGGAAGACGGCCTTTGTTGTTGCTAGGGTCAATTGGGATGGCCGTATCATTGGCTGTTTTGGGCATGGGTTCCAAGTTTCTCCAACACTCAGAAACCAAACCATTGTGGGCAATCATTGTGTGCATCATTGCTGTTTGCGCCGATGTTTCCTTCTTCTCAATCGGGCTGGGTCCGATCACATGGGTTTATTCATCGGAAATATTCCCATTGAGGCTTCGGGCCCAGGGCACGGGCCTGGCTATATCGGTGAATAGGTTGGTGAGTGGGGTGATGTCGATGACGTTTCTGACAATATCCGAGAAAATAACATTCGGGGGAATGTTCTTTGTGCTGTCTGGAATCATGGTGGTGGCCActctcttcttttatttctttcttcccGAGACCAAAAACAAGAGCTTGGAAGAGGTATGGGCACTCTTTGAGGATAAAGACACAACTGATGATGATCAAAGGGGAATGCAAATGAGGGAGATGTAG
- the LOC105771742 gene encoding LOW QUALITY PROTEIN: uncharacterized protein LOC105771742 (The sequence of the model RefSeq protein was modified relative to this genomic sequence to represent the inferred CDS: inserted 1 base in 1 codon) has protein sequence MQDKMQEQVDKIQQNALESQRIMSQLAQLLADKGKGPAISSGVDQEDPVYPLGFSRTSTQIGSGSNPGDNLANPVVPNLNDVAEAEKARVDLPKQLEDRCRWLEVKFRAMKIADYRCKINDLSLVPDLVFLRKFKMPKFEKYNGTSCPEAHITMFCRRMTGYIDNDQLLIHCFQDSLIEAAAKWYNQLSRTQISSWKDLAQAFMRQYSHVADMTPDRITLKNMEKKQNESFRQYAQRWREXATQVQPPLLEKETTMLFINTLKAPFINHMLGSATKSFSDIVMTGEMVKNAVKSGKIDAGENSRRPSSRKKEGEINNVNTYNKGYSKSVTVGTPKTVATNHQGPPRQESNSKSERPQFTPIPITYKELIAKRFLGIMTANVTIPGKESLVNASEEEEGFYTQSGKRYDPANARVESGKEKALAAELGKAKTDKIESHVSRPVTENEAREFLKFLKHSEYSVVEQLHKQSARISVFELLISSGIHRNALINVLNETYVTNDISVNKLDHLVNNISADNFIFFNDDEIPPGGRGAIKALHITARCGECMLAGVLIDNGSALNVLPLSTLKRLPVDSSHMKSCQNIVRAFDGTERKVMGRIEIPLLIGPNTYEVDFLVMDIKPSYNCLLGRLWIHSARAVPSSLHQKLKLVTEGRLITIDAEEDIIVSVTSDAPYLGTDDETFVSRGTMYSGLRTPRRKITEEMLGNLNINAIFEEKSEEGNTSGIYPVEPGSVLNNWTTEEMPEVFRAFSESQDINDMSDSTMDSENPFERDMCLEESQDFEDNIDCNLSPDLLRMVEQEEKQILPHEETIETVILEEGKVVKIGTCIAEKVKQDLIELLREFKDVFAWSYQDMPGLSTDIVVHQLPIKEDCKPVQQKLRKMRPDVVLKIKEEVQKQFDAGFLQVVKYFEWVANIVPVPKKDGKVRMCVDYRDLNKASPKDNVPLPHIDALVDNTAEHSLFSFMDGFSGYNQIKMHPEGMKKTTFITLWGTFCYKVMPFGLKNAGATYQRAMVTLFHDMMHEDIEVYVDDMIAKSQTEKEHVQVLRKLFLRLRKFQLKLNLAKCIFGARSGKLLGFVVSEKGTEIDPDKVRAIRDLPPPRTQKEVRGFLGRLNYIARFISQLTEKCDPIFHLLKKHNPDVWNEECQEAFDKIKQYLSNTPILSPPRLDKPLIMYLTMFDNSIGCVLGQHDETGRKEKAIYYLSKKFTDCEVRYSLIEKLCCALVWTTRRLRQYMLYHMTWLISKLDPLKYMMESTALNGRMARWQILLSEFDIVYVNQKAVKGSAIAEFLASRALEDYEPLNFDFPNEDLMYVATDEEDSHENHPWKLSFDGASNAIGNGVGAVLVSPSGDHYPFTSKLDFDCTNNMVEYDACIMGIRVALERKTKMLEVYRDSALVIYQLKGEWETRDPKLVRYRKLVLELIKEFDSATLCYLPRDENQMADALATLASMIKVNKTEDVKPIQISIHEAPAYCCNIGDKKEKDNHPRYHDILRYVRCREYPDHATENDKRTLRRLAIDYVLDGEILYTKGKDQVLLRCVDAVEAKKFLEELYEGICGTHANGFTMDILIMRFGYYWSTMEGDCISYAKKCHKCQIYGDKMHAPPTPLHVMVSPCSFSM, from the exons atgcaagataAGATGCAGGAACAGGttgataaaatccaacaaaacgCGCTGGAATCCCAAAGAATTATGAGCCAACTGGCACAATTATTGgctgataaaggaaagggccctGCCATTAGTTCGGGAGTTGATCAGGAGGACCCTGTTTATCCTCTCGGTTTTTCCCGAACGAGCACTCAG ATAGGCTCGGGTTCTAACCCAGGGGATAATCTGGCTAACCCTGTCGTACCTAATCTGAACGATGTGGCGGAAGCAGAAAAGGCAAGAGTAGATTTACCGAAACAACTTGAAGATAGGTGTAGGTGGTTGGAAGTAAAGTTCAGAGCAATGAAAATTGCTGATTACCGTTGCAAGATCAATGACTTGAGTTTGGTCCCTGACTTAGTTTTTCTGCGTAAGTTTAAAATGCCCAAattcgagaagtacaatggaactagttgccccgaagcccatatcaccatgttctgtcgGAGGATGACGGGATATATTGACAATGATCAATTATTAATTCACTGTTTCCAAGACAGTCTGATAGAAGCTGctgccaaatggtacaatcagctgAGTCGTACCCAAATTAGTTCTTGGAAAGATTTGGCACAAGCCTTTATGAGACAGTATAGCCATGTAGCTGATATGACGCCTGATAGAATCACATTaaaaaacatggagaagaaacaaaatgaaagcttCAGGCAGTATGcccagaggtggaggg gggCAACTCAAGTTCAGCCGCCTCTACTGGAAAAAGAAACCACAATGCTCTTTATCAATACTTTGAAGGCCCCATTCATCAatcatatgttaggaagtgccactaAAAGTTTCTCAGACATAGTGATGACTGGTGAAATGGTAAAAAATGCAGTAAAAAGTGGTAAAATAGATGCGGGGGAAAATTCTAGAAGGCCGAGCTCAAGGAAGAAGGAAGGTGAGATAAATAATGTGAATACATACAACAAAGGATATTCAAAGTCTGTCACCGTTGGCACACCAAAGACAGTAGCTACCAATCATCAGGGCCCTCCGAGGCAGGAGTCTAATTCGAAGTCAGAAAGACCTCAGTTTACACCTATACCGATAACATACAAGGAGCT GATAGCAAAAAGGTTCCTTGGAATTATGACTGCAAATGTGACAATTCCAGGAAAAGAGAGCTTGGTAAATGCTTCAGAAGAGGAAGAAGGATTCTATACACAAAGTGGAAAACGCTATGATCCAGCAAATGCGAGAGTGGAATCTGGAAAAGAAAAAGCCTTAGCAGCTGAGTTGGGAAAAGCAAAAACAGACAAAATTGAATCGCATGTCAGTCGGCCGGTAACTGAAAATGAGGCTAgagaatttctaaaattcttgaAACATAGCGAGTACAGTGTGGTAGAACAATTACATAAACAATCGGCTCGTATCTCTGTGTTTGAGTTGCTTATAAGTTCAGGGATACATCGTAATGCGTTGATTAATgtgctaaatgaaacttatgtcaCTAACGATATCTCAGTGAATAAGTTGGACCACTTGGTTAACAATATCAGTGCcgacaatttcattttctttaatgatgatgaaataccgccGGGGGGAAGAGGAGCCATCAAAGCATTACATATCACTGCTCGCTGCGGGGAGTGTATGTTAGCGGGAGTGCTAATTGATAATGGATCAGCCTTAAACGTTTTACCCCTGTCTACCTTAAAAAGGTTACCAGTGGATAGCTCTCACATGAAATCATGTCAGAACatagtgagagcatttgatggtacCGAAAGGAAGGTGATGGGAAGAATAGAAATACCCCTCTTGATTGGCCCAAATACATATGAGGTGGATTTCTTAGTAATGGATATCAAGCCTTCGTATAACTGCTTGTTGGGAAGACTCTGGATTCATTCAGCAAGAGCGGTGCCTTCATCATTGCACCAGAAGTTGAAATTGGTAACAGAAGGCCGATTAATTACGATTGACGCTGAGGAAGATATCATTGTATCGGTAACCAGCGATGCACCATATTTGGGAACAGATGATGAG ACTTTTGTATCGAGAGGAACCATGTATTCTGGATTGAGGACTCCAAGAAGGAAGATCACAGAGGAAATGCTAGGAAACTTgaacatcaatgccatatttgaagaaaaatctGAAGAAGGAAATACGTCAGgcatttatcccgttgaacctGGAAGTGTTTTAAACAATTGGACTACAGAAGAAATGCCtgaagtttttagagctttttcaga GTCCcaagatatcaatgacatgagtgactctACTATGGACTCAGAAAATCCTTTCGAAcgagatatgtgtttagaggaaTCTCAAGATTTTGAAGATAACATAGATTGCAACCTATCTCCGGACTTactgaggatggtagagcaggaagaGAAACAAATCTTACCTCATGAGGAGACGATAGAGACGGTGATCCTGGAAGAGGGAAAGGTGGTAAAGATTGGCACGTGCATAGCTGAAAAAGTAAAACAAGACCTCATTGAATTGCttcgagagttcaaagatgtcttcgcatggtcataccaagatatgccgGGGTTAAGTACTGACATTGTAGTTCACCAACTTCCTATAAAGGAAGATTGCAAACCAGTTCAGCAAAAACTCCGAAAAATGAGGCCTGatgttgtattaaaaataaaagaggaggtgcAAAAGCAATTCGACGCTGGATTCCTGCAAGTGGTCAAATACTTTGAGTGGGTAGCCAATATCGTTCctgtccctaagaaagatgggaaggtacgaatgtgtgtagatTATAGAGATTTAAATAAGGCTAGCCCAAAAGATAACGTTCCCTTGCCGCACATCGACGCCTTGGTAGACAATACAGCGGAGCATTcactgttttctttcatggatggtttctctggatataaccaaattaagatgcatcCTGAGGGTATGAAGAAAACAACATTCATAACCCTATGGGGAACcttttgctataaagtgatgccatttggattgaaAAATGCGGGAGCCACATACCAAAGAGCTATGGTGACCCTtttccatgatatgatgcatgAGGATATTGAAGTATATGTTGACGACATGATCGCAAAATCCCAGACTGAAAAAGAACATGTGCAGGTCTTAAGAAAGTTGTTCTTaagattaagaaagttccaACTCAAACTCAATCTGGCCAAATGTATCTTTGGAGCTAGGTCGGGGAAACTTCTGGGGTTTGTAGTCAGTGAAAAAGGGACTGAAATTGACCCGGACAAAGTTAGGGCAATTCGAGATTTGCCTCCACCacgtactcagaaagaagttaGAGGTTTCTTAGGAAGGCTGAACTATATTGCTCGGTTTATTTCACAATTGACTGAAAAATGCGACCCCATATTTCATCTTTTGAAAAAGCACAATCCAGATGTatggaatgaagaatgccaggAGGCTTTTGATAAGATAAAACAGTACTTGTCCAATACTCCAATATTGTCGCCACCAAGGCTAGATAAACCATTGATCATGTATCTAACAATGTTTGACAATTCCATAGGATGTGTGCTTGGTCAACATGATGAGACGGGAAGGAAAGAGAAGGCGATTTATTATCTTAGTAAGAAATTTACTGACTGTGAAGTGAGGTATTCgcttattgaaaaattatgctGTGCTCTAGTCTGGACGACGCGAAGATTGAGACAATACATGCTCTATCATATGACTtggttaatttcaaagttagaccctttaaagtatatgatggagtcgacTGCGTTGAATGGGAGGATGGCTAGGTGGCAGATTCTACTCTCcgaatttgacatagtctaTGTAAATCAGAAGGCTGTTAAAGGAAGTGCGATAGCAGAATTTTTGGCCAGCAGAGCTTTAGAAGACTATGAACCCCTGAATtttgatttcccgaatgaagatttgatgtatgttgcaACCGATGAAGAGGATTCCCATGAAAATCACCCTTGGAAGCTAAGCTTTGACggagcttcaaatgctataGGCAATGGAGTTGGGGCAGTCCTCGTGTCCCCTagtggagatcattatcctttcactagcaaattggattttgattgtaccAATAACATGGTTGAGTATGATGCTTGCATTATGGGCATCCGGGTAGCTTTAGAGCGAAAAACTAAGATGCTAGAGGTATACAGAGATTCTGCATTAGTAATTTACCAGCtcaaaggggaatgggaaacgagagaCCCGAAGTTAGTCCGCTATCGAAAATTGGTTTTAGAATTGATTAAGGAGTTTGATAGTGCCACCTTgtgttatctcccacgagatgaaAACCAGATGGCAGATGCTTTGGCCACTCTAGCCTCTATGATCAAAGTGAACAAAACAGAAGATGTGAAGCCTATTCAGATCAGCATTCATGAGGCTCCAGCCTATTGTTGCAACATTGGcgataaaaaggaaaaggataATCACCCCCGGTATCATGACATATTACGATATGTAAGGTGTCGTGAGTACCCCGACCATGCGAcagagaatgataagaggacattaaGGAGATTAGCAATTGATTATGTCCTAGATGGGGAGATTTTGTATACAAAGGGAAAGGATCAAGTATTGTTGAGATGTGTGGATGCTGTCGAGGcaaaaaaatttttggaagaACTGTATGAAGGTATCTGTGGAACGCATGCTAACGGTTTCACGATGGACATATTAAttatgagatttgggtactattggtccaccatggaaggggattgcattagTTACGCCAAAaaatgccataaatgtcaaatttatggtgaCAAAATGCATGCACCACCTACACCCCTTCACGTTATGGTTTCTCCATGTTCGTTCTCCATGTAG
- the LOC105771743 gene encoding uncharacterized protein LOC105771743 — translation MPERIISDNALNLNNNLIAEVCSQFKIRHHNLSPYRPKMNGAVEAANKNIKKIVGKMIETYKDWHEKLPFALLAYRTSVRTSTGATPFSLVYGMEAVLPIEVEIPSLRVLAALKLNEAEWIQSRYDQLNLIEEKRLKAIRHVELIGDDRPYLSEVTVEQIASNLISLVLEWSRPKQ, via the exons atgcctgaaaggatcatatctgacaatgcgttgAACTTGAACAACAACTTAATAGCGGAAGTTTGTAGTCAGttcaagatcagacaccatAATTTGTCACCGTaccgcccaaaaatgaatggtgccgTGGAAGCagctaacaaaaatatcaagaaaattgtaggGAAAATGATTGAAACCTACAAAGACTGGCACGAGAAATTACCTTTCGCTCTTTTGGCATATCGTACCTCTGTTAGGACTTCTACTGGAGCAACaccattttctttagtttatgGGATGGAGGCTGTTTTACCCATagaagttgaaatcccttctctccgaGTATTAGCTGCATTAAAGTTAAATGAGGCCGAATGGattcaatctcgatatgatcagctaAACTTGATAGAGGAAAagaggttaaaagctattcgtcacg ttgaACTGATTGGAGATGACAgaccttatctctctgaagttacagtagagcagatcgcatccaatCTGATCTCCCTGGTGTTGGAGTGGAGCAGACCAAAACAATGA